The following proteins come from a genomic window of Loxodonta africana isolate mLoxAfr1 chromosome 19, mLoxAfr1.hap2, whole genome shotgun sequence:
- the TM2D2 gene encoding TM2 domain-containing protein 2 — translation MVLGGCPVSYLLLCGQAALLLGNLLLLHCVSRSHSQNTTYEPELTSSGAAHPEGSAGAPSWEYGDPHSPVILCSYLPDEFIECEDPVDHVGNTTASQELGYGCLKFGGQAYSDVEHTAVQCRALDGIECAGSRIFLRENKPCIKYTGHYFITTLLYSFFLGCFGVDRFCLGHTGTAVGKLLTLGGLGIWWFVDLILLITGGLMPSDGSNWCTVY, via the exons ATGGTGCTGGGTGGTTGCCCGGTGAGTTACTTACTTCTGTGCGGCCAGGCGGCTTTACTGCTGGGGAATCTACTTCTGCTGCATTGCGTATCTCGGAGCCACTCGCAAAATACTACCTACGAGCCCGAGCTCACATCCTCTGGCGCCGCTCATCCGGAGGGCTCCGCCGGCGCCCCGAGCTGGGAATATGGCGACCCCCACTCTCCAGTCATCCTTTGCTCTTACCT ACCTGATGAATTTATAGAATGTGAAGACCCAGTGGATCATGTTGGAAATACAACTGCATCCCAGGAACTTGGCTATGGTTGTCTCaag TTCGGTGGTCAGGCCTACAGCGATGTGGAGCACACTGCAGTCCAGTGCCGGGCCCTAGATGGAATTGAGTGCGCTGGTTCTAGGATCTTCCTACGAGAAAATAAACCTTGTATAAA GTATACGGGACACTACTTCATAACCACGTTACTCTACTCTTTCTTCCTGGGTTGTTTTGGAGTGGACCGCTTCTGCCTGGGACACACTGGCACGGCAGTAGGAAAGCTGTTGACACTTGGAGGACTTGGGATTTGGTGGTTCGTTGACCTTATTTTGCTCATTACTGGAGGGCTGATGCCGAGCGATGGCAGCAACTGGTGCACTGTTTACTAA